From the genome of Spirosomataceae bacterium TFI 002, one region includes:
- a CDS encoding DNA-binding transcriptional regulator, LysR family, which produces MNYTLNQLQIFLKIVETQSVTKASEALHLTQPAVSIQLKNFQDQFDIPLTELIGRKIYITDFGKEIAVAAENIINQVNAINYKTLAYKGQLTGRLKISVVSTGKYVMPFFLAEFMRQHRGIQLLMDVTNKNKVVKSLENNEVDFALVSILPTTLNVEKLDLLQNKLYLVGSTKSKFKKGSKTKVIFEDLPLIFREKGSGTRQTMESFINQNNIPVLKKMELTSNEAVKQALLAGLGYSIMPLIGIKNEIHNKELQIIPIDGLPIKTTWCLIWLKGKKHSPVSASFLEYLKNEKSEIVHDKFSWYEQYM; this is translated from the coding sequence ATGAACTACACATTAAACCAGCTACAGATTTTCCTCAAAATAGTTGAAACACAAAGTGTTACAAAGGCCTCCGAAGCACTGCATTTAACCCAACCTGCGGTCTCTATTCAACTTAAAAACTTCCAAGATCAATTCGATATTCCCTTGACCGAATTAATAGGTCGAAAGATTTACATCACAGATTTTGGAAAAGAAATTGCTGTCGCGGCAGAAAATATCATCAATCAGGTTAATGCCATCAACTATAAAACACTCGCCTATAAGGGACAGCTTACAGGAAGATTGAAAATCTCGGTAGTCTCTACCGGAAAATATGTGATGCCCTTTTTTCTTGCAGAATTTATGCGACAGCATAGGGGCATTCAGCTACTGATGGATGTCACCAATAAAAATAAAGTAGTAAAGAGTTTAGAAAACAATGAGGTCGATTTTGCCCTTGTTTCCATATTGCCCACTACGCTAAACGTAGAGAAATTAGACTTGCTTCAGAACAAATTATACTTAGTCGGCAGCACAAAATCGAAATTCAAAAAAGGTAGCAAAACAAAAGTGATATTTGAAGATCTGCCTCTAATTTTTAGAGAAAAAGGCTCAGGAACTCGCCAAACTATGGAAAGCTTTATCAACCAAAACAACATACCAGTTTTGAAAAAGATGGAATTAACATCAAATGAAGCCGTGAAACAAGCATTATTAGCTGGTTTGGGCTATTCTATCATGCCCCTAATAGGTATTAAAAACGAAATTCATAACAAAGAGCTGCAAATCATACCCATAGACGGACTACCCATAAAAACCACTTGGTGCCTCATATGGCTCAAAGGCAAAAAGCACTCACCTGTTTCTGCTTCATTTCTGGAATATCTGAAAAACGAAAAATCGGAGATAGTACATGATAAATTTAGCTGGTATGAACAGTATATGTAG
- a CDS encoding DTW domain-containing protein YfiP, producing the protein MRTSSSCICKYLKPFQTKTRFVILTHPKEYKKEKSGTGHMTKLQLENSEIIVGVDFTNNKRVNEILDEQQSDSFLLYPGKDSFNLSVRKSSEMISFMGDKPYIFLLDGTWPCARKMLKLSKNLQKLKRVSFDNKITSKFIFKQQPDALCLSTIESVFTVLNLLKEGGLENCETKGFLLPFEKMIEYQVEFLLNSNNKNSIANIEILPKVKYKKNPQRSIVFEQEVN; encoded by the coding sequence ATGCGAACTTCAAGTTCGTGTATTTGTAAATACCTCAAGCCTTTCCAAACTAAGACTCGTTTTGTCATACTTACGCACCCTAAGGAATACAAAAAAGAAAAAAGCGGAACGGGGCATATGACTAAGCTTCAACTGGAAAATTCAGAAATTATAGTTGGTGTTGATTTTACCAATAATAAACGTGTAAATGAAATACTGGATGAGCAACAAAGTGATTCTTTTTTACTTTATCCGGGGAAAGATAGTTTCAACTTATCAGTAAGGAAAAGTTCAGAAATGATTTCATTTATGGGTGATAAGCCATACATCTTCCTTCTGGATGGTACATGGCCCTGTGCTCGCAAAATGCTTAAACTGAGCAAGAACTTGCAAAAACTAAAAAGAGTGAGTTTTGATAATAAGATTACATCAAAATTTATTTTCAAGCAGCAGCCAGACGCTCTTTGTCTTAGTACCATTGAGTCAGTTTTTACTGTTTTAAATTTACTTAAGGAAGGTGGCTTGGAAAATTGCGAGACTAAAGGTTTTCTTCTTCCTTTTGAAAAAATGATTGAGTATCAAGTGGAGTTTTTGCTAAACTCAAATAATAAGAATTCTATTGCTAACATTGAGATTCTTCCTAAGGTCAAGTACAAGAAAAACCCTCAAAGAAGTATTGTTTTTGAACAAGAAGTAAATTAG
- a CDS encoding Tricorn protease C1 domain-containing protein, translated as MKKGIIFIAIISTFFSCEKMLIGEDAVNNPEANFELFWNDFDQHYSLFQIRGWDWDSVYATHRPMINMQTTEQELFDTFKSMVAYLDDSHTFVARVHNNFNRDLDFYASGSEDDKQVEVEFSVDLVKEKYLENLKDIPHEDEDGQYFYGNIKDQDIGYLYLSNIGLEDHDFMDDVLKDIGSNKAIILDIRGNGGGEDVLAQAIAGRFADKRKLVYTVQDRNGPKHSDFSKKREYYTEVKGKEHYDKPLIVLTDKITVSAAEILLLHLRAFDKVTFMGTETSGDFSDTSMRRFLPNGFQYQYSIMQFLLPDGSSLDGIGHIPDVYIRNSEADILAGNDKVMERAIEYITDL; from the coding sequence ATGAAAAAAGGAATAATATTTATAGCAATAATCAGTACGTTTTTCTCTTGCGAAAAAATGCTCATTGGCGAGGATGCAGTCAATAATCCAGAAGCCAATTTCGAACTATTTTGGAATGATTTTGACCAACATTATAGTCTATTTCAAATACGAGGCTGGGACTGGGACAGCGTTTATGCCACCCACAGACCTATGATTAACATGCAAACCACGGAGCAAGAGCTTTTTGATACTTTCAAAAGCATGGTGGCTTACCTAGACGACTCCCACACTTTTGTGGCGAGGGTTCATAACAACTTCAATCGTGACCTAGATTTTTATGCTTCTGGCTCAGAAGATGACAAGCAGGTAGAAGTGGAATTCAGTGTGGATTTGGTCAAAGAAAAATACCTTGAAAACCTGAAAGACATTCCGCATGAAGATGAGGACGGCCAGTATTTCTACGGAAACATAAAAGACCAAGACATAGGTTATTTATACCTGTCAAATATTGGCTTGGAAGACCACGATTTCATGGATGATGTTCTAAAAGATATTGGCAGTAACAAGGCCATAATCTTAGACATAAGAGGCAATGGCGGTGGTGAAGATGTGCTGGCTCAAGCCATAGCAGGTAGGTTTGCCGATAAAAGGAAATTGGTCTACACGGTTCAAGACCGAAATGGACCAAAACACTCCGATTTCTCCAAAAAAAGAGAGTATTACACCGAAGTAAAGGGCAAAGAACATTACGACAAACCGCTCATAGTGCTCACCGATAAAATTACCGTGAGTGCCGCAGAAATACTCCTTTTACACCTGAGAGCTTTTGATAAAGTAACTTTTATGGGTACAGAAACGTCTGGCGATTTTTCAGATACGAGTATGCGAAGGTTTCTCCCTAACGGCTTTCAATACCAATACTCTATCATGCAATTTTTACTTCCAGATGGTAGTAGTCTAGATGGGATAGGCCATATTCCAGATGTTTACATCAGAAATAGCGAAGCCGATATTTTAGCTGGAAATGATAAGGTGATGGAAAGGGCGATTGAATATATCACAGATCTTTAA
- a CDS encoding Intracellular sulfur oxidation protein, DsrE/DsrF family: MKIYILAITFISLSFATCLGQMPKAEYGPVFDNIGPTFEVGNVDILLDSTTTLKTIFDIDYKSKDSLSTNRLISSLHRYLNMHVKSGVKEENISLAFVLHGASTQDALSDDAYMQRFGVKNPNTNLIKTLAAHGVDMYICGQSASFRGFAKSELSPEIKLSLSAMTVLTIYQSKGYSMIKF; this comes from the coding sequence ATGAAGATATATATATTAGCTATCACCTTTATAAGTCTCTCTTTTGCCACTTGCTTAGGTCAAATGCCAAAGGCAGAATACGGGCCTGTTTTTGATAATATCGGTCCAACTTTCGAAGTTGGCAATGTTGATATTTTACTAGACTCTACGACCACTTTAAAGACTATTTTTGACATTGACTACAAATCCAAAGATTCATTGTCTACCAATCGTCTAATTTCGAGCTTACATCGTTACCTGAATATGCATGTCAAAAGTGGTGTAAAAGAAGAAAATATCTCGCTTGCTTTTGTTTTACATGGGGCTTCTACTCAAGATGCTCTTTCTGATGATGCTTACATGCAGAGATTTGGTGTCAAAAACCCTAATACCAACCTAATTAAAACACTGGCTGCTCATGGAGTAGATATGTATATTTGTGGTCAATCAGCTTCTTTCCGTGGTTTTGCTAAGTCAGAACTATCACCCGAGATAAAATTGTCACTATCAGCTATGACGGTATTAACTATTTATCAGTCCAAGGGATATTCAATGATCAAATTTTAG
- a CDS encoding SusD family protein has product MLKNIKYLILTVAVLASSSCSEEFLDTKPTDAIAAGDALATEANMALILNGMHRSLYSQSQTILPGGTAIASTNIANDHFYVPMGDNIGGSLIHSANANNLGWRDVAQWIEHRDQTSLVTNILWYHRYNLIANANTLINKVASGDLPVTPKLREIVGQAYTYRAFAYLSLVQHYAKGYLIGNPSSDPGVPILTATEAPFESGPRASVQAVYDQIIKDLDEAIINFQQSTPRQSGSAFHKSNLNIDVAWGLKARAALNSGDWATAVSASQEARKDYPIMGEANWKAGFNSTLLPEVIWGSNVLGTETTFFRSYFYLASNDFNGSQIRNNPKLADRRLVDAIPETDYRGDAFLPNAPNSSSSAANGTGGWANNKNPLYTTLAEFNAAIAEIKQTYGLTSGHRTHPYMHFKLKQQQPGTIEPDDIIYMRSSEMYLIEAEAKAMLNDIPGAQAALSPLGNERDSAYDVTKFNTQESLMEHIKFQRRLELWGEGFTYTDKIRWDEGIDHAAEGGSGASETIYQDGFFQDKPSVNPKWVFLIPQREIDTNTFISPDDQNP; this is encoded by the coding sequence ATGCTTAAAAATATAAAATATTTAATACTAACAGTTGCTGTCTTGGCAAGTTCGTCTTGTTCAGAAGAATTCCTTGACACCAAACCAACTGATGCCATCGCAGCGGGTGATGCTCTTGCTACAGAGGCAAATATGGCTCTCATTCTGAATGGAATGCACAGGAGTTTGTACTCACAATCACAAACTATACTGCCAGGTGGTACGGCAATAGCAAGTACAAACATAGCAAATGATCACTTTTATGTGCCGATGGGTGATAATATTGGTGGTTCACTCATTCACAGTGCGAATGCCAATAACTTAGGCTGGAGAGATGTTGCCCAATGGATTGAACATAGAGACCAAACTTCCCTTGTAACAAATATCTTATGGTATCATCGCTATAATCTTATTGCCAATGCAAATACATTGATAAACAAAGTTGCTAGCGGAGACTTGCCAGTCACACCAAAGTTAAGAGAGATTGTCGGACAAGCTTATACGTATAGAGCTTTTGCTTACCTTTCTTTGGTGCAACATTACGCAAAAGGATATTTAATTGGAAATCCAAGTAGCGATCCTGGGGTACCAATATTAACAGCAACAGAAGCACCATTTGAAAGTGGTCCAAGAGCCTCTGTTCAGGCTGTTTATGACCAAATAATTAAGGATTTAGATGAGGCCATAATTAATTTTCAGCAATCTACTCCAAGGCAAAGCGGCTCGGCTTTTCATAAATCAAACCTTAACATTGATGTTGCTTGGGGACTTAAAGCCCGAGCGGCGTTAAATTCGGGAGATTGGGCAACTGCAGTAAGTGCCTCACAGGAAGCCAGAAAGGATTATCCAATCATGGGAGAAGCAAATTGGAAGGCAGGTTTTAATTCAACGCTTCTACCTGAAGTGATCTGGGGAAGTAACGTTCTGGGTACTGAAACCACCTTCTTTAGGTCTTATTTTTACTTAGCTTCGAATGATTTTAATGGTAGTCAAATTAGAAATAATCCTAAATTAGCCGACAGAAGGCTGGTTGATGCCATTCCAGAAACAGATTACCGTGGTGATGCATTTTTACCAAACGCTCCAAACTCAAGTAGCTCGGCTGCTAATGGTACAGGTGGTTGGGCAAACAATAAGAACCCGCTCTATACAACTCTTGCGGAGTTTAATGCCGCAATTGCCGAAATAAAACAAACTTACGGATTAACCTCTGGGCACCGCACACACCCTTATATGCATTTCAAATTAAAGCAGCAGCAACCCGGAACAATTGAGCCCGATGATATTATCTACATGCGTTCTTCCGAAATGTATCTGATTGAAGCTGAAGCAAAGGCGATGTTAAATGACATCCCTGGTGCTCAAGCAGCGTTGAGTCCCCTAGGTAATGAACGTGATTCAGCTTATGACGTTACCAAGTTCAATACGCAAGAGAGCTTAATGGAGCATATCAAGTTTCAGAGAAGACTTGAACTATGGGGAGAAGGTTTTACTTACACGGATAAAATTCGTTGGGATGAAGGTATTGATCACGCAGCGGAAGGCGGTTCTGGTGCATCTGAAACAATTTATCAGGATGGCTTTTTTCAAGATAAACCATCAGTGAACCCTAAGTGGGTATTCCTTATTCCACAAAGAGAAATCGATACAAATACTTTCATTTCTCCTGATGATCAAAATCCTTGA
- a CDS encoding TonB-linked outer membrane protein, SusC/RagA family, whose amino-acid sequence MIRKLYYSKRSILFLLLLITTQVFAQKTITGKVTDKELGEPLVGVSIRINDSSTRGTLTDLDGNYLIAVSAGETLVFSYIGMETTEVVINGQSIVNVEMSTSLVLDEVIVTAFGKSTRDAFSGSADVIGAKELAIRNVTSPISAIEGKATGVQFTSPSGQPGSSPGIVIRGVGTLNGSTDPLIIVDGIQFDGALATLSQDDIESLTVLKDASSTSLYGSRAANGVILITTKSGNRSGGIRVSANAQYGFVAPAVPFYPEVSPGEYYEVMWEALKNSSAGGGDPQFASNNIFNNLAYNPFNVAGDQIVGVDGRLNPNARLLYQGLDWYDVLQQNATRSTYGVNVSGGGKDHSVFFSASYLDEEGFVKTSEFDRLTTRLNAEFNANKWLTLGGSVNLALTNARGPSSAGTGSIVNPFGFAKGIGSIYPVYVNDQQGNIVTDVAGNPVFDNGEGFSEYGINSRPVNQGRHALQELLLNDERDRDNLYGFNFFSDIKFFEGLNLRVQYGRNIDEGLEKEYENNIIGDAQPTGRYSETRFRRQIENINQVLTYFKSFNNTHNFELTAGHESLNRTFSSNNALVIDQTAEGIYEFANFATPVSVGGSTTRRTLEGYFTRLNYNFNNKYYLNVSARRDGSSIFSRDARWGNFYAVGGSWRLDQEDFIKDISWINRLKLRASYGEVGNDLLGDFFLSQPRYSLTSNAQNPGIYWSDIGNNQLQWETIENYDVAVEYSLFNNLLDGSVEYYRRNSSDLLYNLPIALSNGQNAYPANIGDMYNDGFEFMLTANLMRKKDFSWSLTAMASTQNNKITSLPDPVVVGSQRWIEGRSRYDFWVLHTAGVDAETGDQLYYKYEFDGASGETVPVLDNGVHATTNDWQDTERAYVNASSVPDILGSFSNSLNYKGFSLDFLFNYGIGGDILDFGYAAMMHSGNYGSSLHPDILNAWRQPGDITDVPRMENGNNNIRTESSRFLTDASFMSFRNLNFGYNFGSDVAKKLGMSGLRISVTGENLKLWSKRVGLNPQYELNGTPSGNDFNPARFFTLGINANF is encoded by the coding sequence ATGATTAGAAAACTCTACTATTCAAAGCGTAGCATTCTATTCTTGCTACTATTAATCACAACCCAAGTTTTTGCCCAAAAGACAATTACTGGTAAAGTAACTGACAAAGAACTTGGTGAACCCCTTGTCGGTGTAAGTATTCGTATAAATGATAGTTCTACAAGGGGTACACTTACAGATCTCGATGGAAATTACTTGATTGCCGTATCTGCTGGCGAGACATTGGTGTTTTCTTACATCGGAATGGAAACAACGGAAGTAGTTATTAATGGTCAAAGCATCGTCAATGTCGAGATGTCGACAAGCTTGGTTTTGGATGAAGTCATCGTGACGGCTTTTGGTAAATCTACGCGTGATGCTTTCTCAGGCTCTGCTGATGTTATCGGAGCCAAAGAGTTGGCCATCCGAAATGTAACTTCACCTATCTCTGCAATTGAAGGAAAAGCAACTGGTGTGCAGTTTACCTCACCATCAGGCCAGCCAGGTTCTTCACCGGGTATTGTCATACGTGGAGTTGGTACTTTAAATGGATCTACGGATCCTTTGATCATTGTGGATGGAATCCAGTTTGATGGAGCATTGGCAACACTTAGCCAGGATGATATAGAGTCGCTTACAGTACTTAAAGATGCCTCTTCTACTTCTTTATACGGATCTCGAGCTGCCAATGGTGTTATTTTAATCACCACAAAGTCCGGTAACAGAAGCGGAGGTATCAGGGTTTCTGCAAACGCACAATATGGTTTTGTAGCTCCGGCTGTTCCGTTTTATCCAGAAGTTTCCCCTGGTGAATATTACGAGGTGATGTGGGAAGCCTTAAAAAATTCAAGTGCTGGTGGCGGTGACCCTCAGTTCGCATCAAATAATATTTTTAATAATCTTGCATACAATCCTTTTAACGTTGCAGGAGACCAAATCGTTGGTGTTGACGGAAGGCTTAACCCAAACGCCCGTTTGCTTTACCAAGGGCTTGATTGGTATGATGTGTTGCAACAAAATGCAACAAGGAGTACATACGGAGTTAATGTTTCTGGGGGAGGTAAAGACCATTCAGTCTTTTTCTCTGCTTCTTATTTGGATGAAGAAGGTTTTGTCAAAACTTCTGAGTTTGACCGTTTAACTACCCGCTTGAATGCAGAGTTTAATGCCAACAAATGGTTAACACTAGGAGGAAGTGTAAATTTGGCACTAACAAATGCTAGAGGTCCCAGCTCAGCAGGTACTGGAAGTATTGTAAACCCTTTTGGTTTTGCCAAAGGTATTGGTTCTATTTATCCAGTTTACGTAAATGATCAACAAGGAAATATAGTTACTGATGTAGCTGGCAACCCTGTCTTCGATAATGGTGAAGGATTCTCTGAGTATGGTATAAACTCGCGACCAGTTAATCAAGGAAGACATGCTCTTCAAGAACTTCTTTTAAATGATGAGCGTGATCGAGACAACCTCTATGGTTTTAATTTTTTCTCCGATATTAAGTTTTTTGAAGGTCTAAATCTAAGAGTACAATACGGAAGAAATATTGACGAAGGATTAGAAAAAGAATACGAGAATAACATCATTGGTGATGCTCAGCCAACAGGACGTTACAGCGAAACTAGGTTCAGAAGACAAATTGAAAACATCAATCAGGTATTAACTTACTTCAAGTCGTTTAACAATACACATAATTTTGAGTTAACTGCTGGGCACGAAAGTCTAAACAGAACGTTCTCAAGTAACAACGCCCTCGTAATTGATCAAACTGCGGAAGGAATTTATGAATTTGCTAACTTCGCTACACCTGTAAGCGTTGGTGGTTCAACTACGAGAAGAACCCTTGAAGGATATTTTACACGCTTAAATTATAACTTCAATAATAAATACTATCTAAACGTATCCGCCCGTAGAGACGGATCTTCTATTTTTTCACGAGATGCACGATGGGGTAATTTTTATGCTGTTGGTGGATCTTGGAGATTGGATCAGGAAGACTTTATTAAAGATATTTCTTGGATCAATCGCTTGAAATTAAGAGCATCTTATGGTGAAGTAGGAAATGACCTTTTAGGGGACTTCTTCTTGTCTCAACCACGTTATAGTCTTACCTCTAATGCTCAAAATCCAGGCATATACTGGTCAGACATTGGAAACAATCAATTACAATGGGAAACTATCGAAAACTACGATGTTGCCGTTGAGTACTCTTTGTTCAATAACCTTCTTGACGGTTCAGTAGAATACTATAGAAGGAACTCGTCTGACTTGTTATACAACCTTCCAATTGCTTTGAGTAATGGGCAAAACGCTTACCCAGCGAATATCGGTGATATGTACAATGATGGATTTGAGTTTATGCTGACCGCAAACCTTATGAGAAAGAAAGATTTCTCATGGTCTTTGACCGCAATGGCCTCCACTCAAAACAACAAGATTACTAGTTTACCTGATCCTGTTGTAGTAGGTTCTCAAAGATGGATTGAAGGCCGTTCAAGGTATGATTTCTGGGTTTTGCATACAGCTGGTGTAGATGCAGAGACGGGCGATCAATTGTACTATAAATATGAATTCGATGGTGCTTCTGGAGAAACTGTTCCTGTTCTTGACAATGGAGTTCATGCAACTACAAACGATTGGCAAGATACTGAGCGAGCTTACGTGAACGCAAGTTCGGTTCCTGACATTTTAGGTTCGTTTTCTAACAGCTTAAACTATAAAGGATTCTCTTTAGACTTCTTGTTTAATTACGGTATTGGTGGTGATATTTTAGACTTTGGTTATGCAGCCATGATGCACTCCGGAAACTATGGAAGCTCGCTGCATCCAGATATCTTAAATGCTTGGAGACAACCAGGCGACATTACTGATGTTCCAAGAATGGAAAACGGTAACAATAACATTAGGACTGAATCTTCGAGATTCCTTACAGATGCATCTTTTATGTCTTTCAGAAACTTGAACTTTGGGTATAATTTCGGCAGTGACGTGGCCAAAAAACTAGGGATGTCTGGTCTGCGAATTTCAGTAACTGGAGAAAATCTAAAGTTATGGAGTAAAAGAGTTGGGCTAAACCCTCAATACGAACTAAACGGTACACCGAGTGGAAATGATTTCAACCCAGCTCGCTTCTTTACTCTTGGTATAAATGCTAATTTTTAA
- a CDS encoding dihydroflavonol-4-reductase produces MVNQNLRMMSTEISLVTGGNGHLGNNLVRLLLSKNKKVRTTVRNINNNEPFKGLACEVVQADITDKESLRRAFQGVTDLYAVAANFSMWAKNPKTEIYDNNMQGTQNVFDIAKECGVKNIVYVSSVASLDFTKLPANVDNGYNKDRRNWYYNSKNDSDKLALELGGEYGIRTVLVLPSAMIGAEAHHLSYSNNLVLQILNGKIPVDTNVTLNWVDVKDVALGTYNAMKTGRDGERYILSNDKHTSLQESVKIASELFPELKLKMPKKVPKCLLYTIASIMEFSSKLSGKEPQLQKHYLDMFYDLKQDYDISKSREELDFNPQPSKSALEGALKYLKSDWKENFIDYRSRCVCSISQKSCNA; encoded by the coding sequence TTGGTCAATCAAAACTTAAGAATGATGAGTACCGAAATTTCATTAGTAACAGGAGGAAACGGACATTTAGGTAACAACTTAGTTAGACTACTACTTTCAAAAAATAAAAAAGTAAGAACGACTGTTAGAAACATCAATAACAATGAGCCTTTTAAAGGATTAGCTTGTGAAGTGGTACAAGCTGATATTACAGATAAAGAATCTTTAAGAAGGGCATTTCAAGGAGTTACTGACTTATATGCGGTGGCTGCAAATTTTAGTATGTGGGCAAAAAATCCCAAAACTGAAATTTATGATAATAACATGCAAGGAACTCAAAATGTGTTTGATATTGCTAAAGAATGTGGTGTAAAGAATATCGTTTATGTTAGTTCAGTGGCCAGCTTAGATTTTACGAAATTACCAGCCAATGTAGACAATGGATACAATAAAGACCGAAGAAATTGGTATTATAATTCTAAGAATGATTCTGATAAACTAGCCTTAGAATTAGGTGGGGAATATGGAATTAGAACCGTTCTTGTTTTGCCGTCTGCAATGATTGGTGCAGAAGCTCACCATTTAAGTTATTCTAACAACCTTGTATTGCAAATTTTAAACGGGAAAATACCAGTAGACACCAATGTGACTTTAAATTGGGTTGATGTAAAGGACGTAGCTCTGGGTACATATAATGCTATGAAAACTGGAAGAGATGGCGAAAGGTACATTTTGTCCAACGATAAGCATACTTCCTTACAAGAATCGGTAAAAATAGCATCTGAATTATTTCCAGAGTTAAAATTGAAAATGCCTAAAAAAGTACCAAAATGTTTGCTTTACACTATTGCAAGTATAATGGAATTTAGTAGTAAGCTTTCTGGAAAAGAACCTCAATTACAGAAGCATTACTTAGATATGTTTTATGATTTAAAGCAAGATTATGACATTAGTAAATCTAGAGAAGAGTTAGATTTTAATCCTCAACCTTCAAAAAGTGCTTTGGAAGGTGCTTTAAAATATTTAAAAAGCGATTGGAAAGAAAACTTTATAGACTATAGAAGTCGCTGCGTCTGTTCTATATCACAGAAAAGTTGTAATGCCTAA
- a CDS encoding cAMP-binding domain of CRP or a regulatory subunit of cAMP-dependent protein kinases yields the protein MENLIKYIQSRITLSQSDIDLVKKYFVSENIPAQTSVLKAGKVERNIYFLDAGIVKGYQNIDGKIVVQHLVAEHDIFTSLDSFINETPSLDYYETITDCRLVKISKADFDVLQRETKFWAIFAKGVTNEHLSCKLERVKDFQILTAKERYLKFVNQYPNLALNVSVDNIASFLGMEPQSLSRIRKQIAF from the coding sequence ATGGAAAATCTAATTAAATACATACAATCAAGAATTACTTTATCTCAAAGCGATATTGATTTGGTCAAAAAATATTTTGTTTCTGAAAATATACCAGCTCAAACTAGTGTTTTAAAAGCAGGGAAAGTGGAGCGTAATATTTATTTTTTAGATGCTGGAATAGTGAAAGGATATCAAAATATTGATGGAAAAATTGTGGTGCAACATCTTGTAGCAGAACACGATATTTTCACTTCTTTGGACAGTTTTATAAATGAAACTCCGTCATTGGATTATTATGAAACTATTACAGATTGTAGGCTTGTAAAAATATCAAAAGCAGACTTTGACGTGTTACAAAGGGAAACAAAATTCTGGGCAATATTTGCTAAAGGAGTAACAAACGAACATCTAAGTTGCAAATTGGAACGTGTTAAAGATTTTCAAATTTTAACTGCAAAAGAACGGTATCTAAAGTTTGTAAACCAGTACCCAAATTTAGCTTTAAATGTATCTGTCGACAACATTGCTTCTTTTTTGGGAATGGAACCCCAATCCCTAAGTCGTATTCGAAAACAAATTGCTTTCTAA